One window of the Clostridia bacterium genome contains the following:
- a CDS encoding S-ribosylhomocysteine lyase → MELIQSFSVDHTRIVPGIFVSRADRLGEYSVTTYDVRLKRPNIEPVIDVAAMHSLEHIVATYLRNDPEWKDEVVYWGPMGCLTGFYLILKGDRTSRALYDLLLGAFRHVESVTEVPGATAVNCGYYRMHNLEMAKWYAREFVAYLEANAQNDAIFEYPKTERLVTDGKHFYDS, encoded by the coding sequence ATGGAATTGATACAGAGTTTTTCGGTGGATCATACGCGCATCGTTCCCGGCATTTTCGTAAGCCGCGCGGATCGTTTGGGAGAGTATTCGGTCACGACCTACGACGTCAGGCTCAAACGCCCCAACATAGAGCCCGTCATCGACGTGGCGGCGATGCATTCTTTGGAACATATCGTCGCGACCTATCTGCGCAACGATCCCGAATGGAAGGACGAGGTGGTCTATTGGGGGCCTATGGGTTGCCTGACGGGCTTCTACCTCATTCTCAAAGGCGATCGTACGTCGCGGGCGCTCTATGACCTTTTGCTGGGGGCGTTCCGACACGTGGAAAGCGTGACGGAAGTGCCCGGCGCTACGGCGGTGAACTGCGGCTACTATCGTATGCACAACCTCGAAATGGCCAAATGGTACGCAAGGGAATTCGTCGCCTATCTCGAAGCCAACGCCCAAAACGACGCTATTTTCGAGTATCCCAAGACCGAACGGTTGGTGACGGACGGCAAGCATTTTTACGATTCCTGA
- a CDS encoding alpha/beta hydrolase translates to MPHIKLRPDKDMLVHKVKTNGITLLVVEPRARNAKAPIVLWIHGGGYFGGLKEMVFMSRAADLVKRFGVVVVSPGYHLAVRNPYPAALNDCYGALLWTYEHAAEYGADKDKLIVGGESAGGGLAISVCIKARDEGEVPVRYQLPLYPMISNADTATSRDNHGKVWNTRLNHLGWKLYLRKEAPAAVSPYAAPAVEKDFRGLPPCYTFVGDGEPFYEETLDYVAHLRAVGIRAEADVYHTDVHAFDMLYPDREESRRAIARFEEKFEEILKETIV, encoded by the coding sequence ATGCCGCACATCAAACTTCGCCCCGACAAAGATATGCTCGTCCACAAGGTCAAGACGAACGGGATCACCTTGCTCGTCGTCGAACCGCGTGCGCGCAATGCGAAGGCCCCCATCGTGCTATGGATACACGGGGGTGGGTATTTCGGCGGATTGAAAGAGATGGTGTTTATGTCCCGCGCGGCGGATCTCGTCAAGCGATTCGGCGTGGTGGTGGTGTCGCCCGGCTATCATCTTGCCGTGCGGAATCCCTATCCCGCCGCTCTGAACGACTGCTACGGCGCGCTCCTTTGGACGTACGAGCACGCGGCGGAGTACGGGGCCGACAAAGACAAACTCATCGTCGGGGGCGAAAGCGCGGGCGGCGGATTGGCCATATCCGTGTGTATCAAGGCGCGGGACGAGGGTGAAGTGCCCGTTCGGTATCAACTGCCCCTCTATCCCATGATCAGCAACGCGGATACCGCAACGTCTCGGGACAATCACGGCAAAGTGTGGAATACGCGGCTCAATCACCTCGGTTGGAAATTGTATTTGCGCAAAGAAGCCCCCGCCGCCGTCTCTCCCTACGCCGCGCCCGCCGTTGAAAAGGATTTTCGCGGGTTGCCTCCCTGTTATACCTTCGTGGGGGACGGCGAGCCCTTCTACGAAGAAACGCTCGACTACGTGGCGCACCTGCGGGCCGTGGGGATACGAGCGGAGGCGGACGTCTACCATACCGACGTGCACGCCTTCGATATGCTCTATCCCGACCGCGAAGAAAGCCGGCGGGCAATCGCGCGATTCGAAGAAAAGTTCGAAGAGATCCTAAAAGAAACGATTGTGTGA